DNA from Elaeis guineensis isolate ETL-2024a chromosome 2, EG11, whole genome shotgun sequence:
gtcggatcgtcaccggaatctccctggaccgtccgatcgcgcttcggtctatggaatagtgccgtggaccgcgagaaatgcatgggaaacgcccacgcggtccacaagccCCTCTGTGGAcctcccgatccacggtggaccggggcaaagggtcgcgggcctgggtcgcgcatcccgcgcgggcctgggtcgtgcgtcccgcgtgggcctgggcctgggtcccgcgtcccacgcgccgctgcctgcggccgtgccgctgccgcccaccgccggtcgccggcggtccttcgCCACCtcaattctcgtgccgacttcaaaagctcgtatctcctccatccgagctccgtttcaggtgatcttggtcttgttggactccgtttttcgtcgcgaacctcgctgtgagctcaatgtgggctgaatctcgaggcatcaaatcttaacatatCTGTTGGATAATCTGCTTTCAgttttatattattattgtaaTTTTTGTGCGATGCCTCCATATTCATTTTATCAGTTGACGCTTTTTGAGTtggttatgtattattttgtggaGTGTACTATTTATGTATTACTTTACAGACCGATTATGTATTGCTTTTGGAATGCTTATGTTTTATCTGAtacatatttttattatcaagaaCTCTTTGtaaatattttgttataaaaaggaTGAGGAAAGAATACAACAGTGCATTCGGCAAGGGATGGTCTTATGGATTTATGAATAGTACAACCTGTAATGGGTCATAAAAGTTTATGATAACAGGTAGAAAATAATTCCAACAATTCCTttatagtttttttatttttttacaatcccTGTAAACCCAAACATTATTCcaagtaattttttttgtaatatttcaGTACTAAGTTGGTAAAATTAGATATTGCTTccgattttaagattttttttcagtTAGTTCCTATAGATTTTCTTTTAATTTACCAAGAAGATAATTCACAAAGATTATATCGTGTGAGATTTATACGTAACAAGTCGATATTAAATTTGGAGTTAtgtctttacccaaaaaaaaaaaaattgggagttATGTCGGTATTCATGTGCAGACAAATAGTAGGACCTTACCATTTCATTCCGACCCAACCACGTCCGCCGGAACCAGACCATTTTATTCCAACCCAACCACGTCCGCCGCAACCAGACGCGAATCTCGACGGACCGTGAACCCTAACGCCTAAAAGGCTAAAACCCTAACACTTGAGAGCGGAGAGGAACCTTGGAAAAAGAAAGGCTTGATTTCCTCCTCCGTTCCCGTTGGCTCTTTCGACAATGAGGAAGAAGGTGGACGACCGCATCCGAACCCTAATCGAGAATGGCGTCAAGCTCAGGCATCGATCCATGTTCGTCATCGTTGGCGACAAGTCTCGAGACCAGgtatcctcttcctcttccttcccTTGTCCAACTCAGGGCATTCTTTTGTCTTCTTTTCTCGAGATTTTTTCTACCAATCATATCAAATAACTCGATCTTTACCAAGATTTTCTTGAGGCTGGGTTCTTGGATCGTTGACCGAAGTCTTTAAGGGGGGCGGCTTTAATATGAGCTGCGTAaatgctttttcttttttcatacaCAATTAGAGAATCGTTTTTCAGTGATCAAGAAAATGTTGATTTTGATTCGTTCGGGGATGAGAGAGGTGGAGTATTATatgaaagaaggaagaaggagattGGATTCTTGAAtgacatttttttccttttttttgaaaCAAAGTGTAGCTTTTATTCTAATGCGTCAGTGTTCTTATCTATATAATGTCTTGTGTTGATGCTTGTTATTGCTTATAGATTGTGAATCTCCATTACATGCTGAGCAAGGCGGTTGTGAAATCCCGGCCAACTGTACTGTGGTGCTATAAGGAGAAGCTTGAGCTCAGCAGGTGCGTGCTTTAGCTCTTAATCTTGGCAATCCCTCAGAGTACGCACTgtatctttttttcctttttcaccttttttcttttctttgttttttgtaTGTGGGTGTGTTTAGATTCATTTATGgcctattttcttaatattttaaatGTAAATTATGGGACTAtggcattgatttttttttagcataaaactaaaaatattttgCATAATGGAGATGGGTAACCTTGGGTGTTCCATCCTCCTCTTGGCACTATTTTTTCTTCATGGTACATAGATGGGAGGGTTACTAAAGAATAACACAGGCTAGCAAATCTTGATTTTGTTTTTGCCCATCCCAGTTTTGATTGGACTTGACAAAGCAATACAAGTTGTCTGATAGCTAGGTCTTCTAGGATCTAGACTGGATTCTCTCAGGCCAGGCCCTAAAGCATATTGGGTGAACAATTAGCAATTCATAATCAACCATAGGTCTTCCATTTTTAACTTCATTTTAGGCTTTCTAATTTGGTTTCTCTATGAACTTTTGACCTGTCTTATTGTTGTTCAATGCTTTGCAAATATTATTGCAAATATTTCATTATGCTGGTTCGTTCAGTTAAATTTCAGCCTAAAGTTGCATTTTCTCACTCTGTCCAAAACTCTTCAACAATTAGGGAAAAACATAATTATGGGTTAGCTTATCATTAgcagaaaatatggattcatagaAGGGCAAGTAGTATCTGATTTTTTTTGGGAAGCACTCTTTAACTTCTCATACACAGCATAGTGAGGTGAATGTGAACAAATTAAAAACTTCATTAATACATCTTTTTGATAGAAAGCATACCTGTAAAGAAAGCAAGGCCACTATGCAAGTGTGCCATCCTCCTGATGTGATGAGAATTGAGCAAGCACTAGTTGATTCTTGAGGTGGTAGGAACTGTAGTTGCATTCCAAAGGCAATTTGACACGTGAGCTTTATGTTTTTCCTCGTAAAATCCTTCATGACATACTCTAGAACATATTGCATTTATATGTAAGTTCTCATCTCTCCTCATTTCTTGAGATCACCTTTCTGGATCCAACTGTTACTATCATAGAATATTTTTTGCTAATATTACAAATGGATCTTGTTATCTCAGTCACCGGAAAAAACGTGCAAAGCAAATAAAGAAGTTGATGCAGAGGGGTTTGCTGGATCCTGAGAAAGTGGATCCTTTTACACTTTTTGTTGAAAGTGGAAATATAACATATTGCTTGTATAAAGATTCAGAAAGAATTCTTGGAAATACATTTGGTATGTGCATATTACAGGTATGCTGTTTTACTTGGTTGATGCACAGTCAGTATACTTTCTCCACCTTTTTCATATATTTGTTGATATCAAAGACTCTGATGCTAATTTTTAGGATTTTGAGGCATTGACACCTAATCTCCTAGCAAGAACCATGGAGACGGTAGAGGGTGGTGGACTCATAATCTTGTTGCTACGTTCCCTTTCCTCTCTTACCAGTCTCTACACTATGGTTATGGTAAGGTTTTTTTCCCCATACCAAGATAACTTGGAATTTTTACCAGCTAAATGACATATAACATGATTCTTGGTTTATATCTGATGCTCAGATGGAGCTGTATCAATCTCATCTAGTTTGTCATAACATTGTATCCCTAATTGATGTCTAGAGATCAACAAATGTCTTCATTTTATTTATATTGCCTTATGTTTTATAACCTATATTAGGACCAATCCTATGTGCACTTAGTACTAATCTTCCATCTTGCTCAATTATCCCAACTTGAATTTAGTTTCTAAAGATTCTTCATGGAGGGCATATTGTCAAGATATAATTGGTTTAAGAAAGCTGTCCATTGCACActtaaaatatatttgaattttgaaatcatTTATAGATCAGTTGTTTGTCACTGCAGCAAGACCTTTAATTAATACATACTCAAAGTGAAAAGATTCTAGTAATTTTTAATTGTAAAGCAGGATCACCCATGATATGAGATAGGACTATAAATTAATTTTCTTATCATTCTGTGATTCTAAGACATTTAACCATACATGATGTCCTCTGATCACCTGTGCGAATCCATCCAAGTACATTTACCATCAATACAAATGTAGATCCACAAGTTCAAATTCAATCTAAATCCAAGATTTTCTCATACTTTCTGAATTTATCTTGCTGCTACCCATTTTCTGATCACCAAATTTATTTGTTGCAATTTCTGTGTGCACCAAGTGCTTGCAAGTTTATTTGGTCCCACCATGTTCCAATTTTAGTTTCTAACATTTTAACTTAGATGAAGCATTgaactcttttcttttcttttgttggctTTGTTTTgtcttaaatgaaaaaaaatacacTTTCACAGGTGTGGAACTCAGTGGGGTTTATTTTAAGGGAGGAAAAGAAAAACCCTATATTATGACCgacatcttatatatatatatataatataaatattgctTTGAGTAGTTCTAACCATAATAAAAATTTGTGGTTTGGAATATGCTGCGTATATCGTTTTAGGTGACATTAGCCCTCAGTCACTTAAATGTTAAGTCGGTGCATGTTTGCCGGTTTCAGGATGTGCACGAAAGGTTTCGAACAGAGTCTCATTCTCATGCTGCTGCACGATTCAATGAAAGGTTCTTGCTGTCTATTGGGTCATGTAAAGCCTGCGTTGTAATGGATGATGAGCTTAACATTTTACCGATATCATCACATATAAGATCAATCCAATCTGTATCAGTAATGGAGGTATAGTTCCCTTGAATCTCTATTTATATCATGTTATAATATTTGCTATGTAGTGAAATTTGTAAAATATCTTAAACATTTTGAATGATGCTTCAACCTTTCAAGCAAATATTTACTTTTTCCTTATATGTGAATTCTTTGATAAAGAATTATATAAAAGAATTAATCAATATTTTTTGATCATGTGAAAATGTACTTCTGGGAGGTTTATCAAATGCATGCATTCTTATACTTTGCATGTATTCTAAAGGACACAGAGGGGCTATCAGAAAGGGAGCGGGAGTTGAAGGCTCTGAAAGAACAGTTTCATGATGATTTTCCTGTCGGTCCTTTGATCGGGAAATGTTGTACAATGGACCAGGTACATGTTGCAAATCTATCTTAATTTCTCTCTTAAATTTTTGTGCTCTCACTCTGCAATGGAACAACCACAACTGTTTCCTGACTTGGATGATAAATCAATCTATTACAACCTAGGGAAAAGCTGTCATTACATTTCTTGATGCAATTCTGGACAAGGCACTTCGAAGCACTGTTGCTCTAATTGCTGCTCGTGGGCGAGGAAAATCGGCTGCTTTAGGTCTTGCTGTTGCAGGGGCTGTTGCTGCTGGGTATCTAATCAATGCTACACACTTTTACGGTTctattttcatctcttccctcAGTTGATTAAATTCTAAACTTTCCTTTTTCCCCCTTTAGGTATTCAAATATTTTTGTCACTGCACCCAGTCCAGAGAACCTTAAGACTTTATTTGAGTTTGTTTGCAAAGGAATTAATGCGTTGGAATATAAGGTTTGTACTACTCTTTTCCAAGCAGTTTATAAGTATATTAGCCTTGATTCGTTGGTCACCATGTTGCATTCAGATGAGTTAAATCATTAGTCACGCCTagtgttggaggaaccatcccaaACCGCCCAATTTGGGACATACCAAGCCGTACTGGCGTGGGATAGGATGATTCTGGCCTTCAAATCGAGAGACCCTTgaaggaggaggagatggagaaggagagagagggagagagagagagagagggtgggggagGGATGGTGGAGGGGTGTGGAGGGGTGGAGAAGGGGCTCCACCCTCTGGTTCTCCTATTTCGTTCGAAACAAGGGTCCCAAAGGGGGCTTCTTTTCTATTTTGAAGAGTTTAAGTGAAATCTGCAAGATAGGCcgtctcttttcctctctcccttgcCCTCTCTATTGTGTTTGGCTGCACCTGCTgccttctctccctctccctccctcctctctctcttgtttCCTTTCTCCCATTTTCCCTCTCTCTTGCCCTCTCTATTGTGTTGGTACAGGCCTGGCACAAAATGGCATGGAGGTCTACATAAACGTGCCATCAGGCAACCAATACAGGCCCTAGTACTAGCAAAATGATCCTTGGTTATGTCTACAAAGAAATTCAGCAACACATGGGCAAGTCATGCAATCTTACCTTATCAATTGTTCAAGTGAAATGATATGCCCCTTTACATATAAATAACATGTTAGTGTTTTGTATGTATAAAAAGATCTCCTCATCATGGTTTGAATCAAGGTTCGCTGTCTCAGTATCGGATCCTGTACTGGTAAAATCCTATTATAGTGTCGATATGTGGTATGGACGTATGGTAGTGTCGGTATGAGACCGTATGGCATGTTGGTATTGGATTGGTATAGTACAGTAGGCCCTATATCGGGCAGTACGGGATGGTACAACAAAAACCATGGTTTGAATGATGATAAGCGGTAAATATTAGAAGCCTTCCTCATTAGTTTTGTGAACAGTGCAGCTAGAGGATAATTCCAGCCATATTTATTTGACATGTTAACGTGTTTTGATCAAAGTTGTAGAACTGTCGCTCTCACCCTACACAAAAGCACACAGTCAAGCATGAAAAAAAGGAATCTTTTAAGTTTTCTACATCATTCCATCAGTGGTTTTGGAACATTTTCCAAGTAAATGTTGATATTATTATGTAGTGTACcagtaattttaatatttctaaTGGAAATTTTGTAATTTGTAGGAGCATTTACATTATGATGTGGTGAAGAGTGCTgacccagatttgaagaaagcgaCAGTTCAGATAAATGTCTACAAGCAGCATCGCCAGACAATTAAGGTAAGTGAACTTTGGCTTTTGACTTGCTTCATTGATTTTGTATTAATTGGTTAAATGAATGCAAATTGTTTATGCAGTAATTTAAATGGATTGATGGCCATGGTGGGAGAAATTTTTAAGATGGACCTTGTAAAATTTCCAAATAACCATGTGTTTTACTTGTTCTTTTCTAATTGTGGGGGTGGAAATTTGAGTCCTATAGTTTTGTAAATACTGCATGAGTTCATGGTGAAACATACAGAATACAGATAAATACTCAGGTGCACATGAGTTTGATTTGTTTCAAGTTTCATAGACAGAAGTTATCTGTATTCTAAGTGTGAAAATGAAGGTGGAGATGGGACTGTGGAAATTGTTTTTTTAGGCATCTCTCACTAGATGAAGAAATAGACCATTCAGTGTATATACTATTCTCAGAACCATGGACAAGGGATATATGGAGGTGTGAACATGTCAAGTACCATAAGTAGTATATCGCTTTATCATGTTCATAGACACGAACATGAACAAAATTgcaaatcatttttttaaaatcacattTAATTCGTTTTGCTTGAAATATCATAATCATCATTTTTGTTTTTAAATGTTCTACAACGTGTTATAAGTGTTCAAACTTATGGAAATCCGTATGGTGGGTTAAGTAGCATAGCTTGTATAATTACTTATATAATTTGGCTTGATACCCACTAACTTTTCCCAAATTTTATTGTTTAATTTGGTACTTCTAAATCAAGAATCTCTCCTGTAATAAAGCTGGTGACCTGGTTTCTCTTTGATTAGTCTATTTTCACTTATTCTTATTGGCAGTATCTAAAGCCACATGACCATGGAAAGCTTTCTCAAGTCGAGCTCCTGGTTATTGATGAAGCTGCGGCTATTCCATTACCCATTGTGAAATCGTTGCTTGGACCTTATTTGGTCTTCCTGTCATCCACCGTCAACGGGTATGATGTGTTTATGGTATTTCTTTTATCATACATACCCATATACAGAGACCCAAGCTTCCCAAAAACTAACAGTGCTTTTGAAAATAGTTGGCATATTCAACAGTGCTAGGAGCACTGACTGTTTATGCACTTTTATCAATATGCAAATTAATTGATGTAATAATGAAGTCAAGCATTTGCTTTTGAAGCTATGAAGGCACTGGACGTTCGTTATCCTTGAAGCTCCTCCAGCAATTAGAATCACAAAGCCAGATGCCTACTCAGAATGTTGAAGGTTCTCATTCTGGTAAGAGTTATGTCATTGTTTCAATCTGTTCCTAACTTAAAAAGAAAGCATGTCCTAAACGAGCAGCAATACATGTCATAATAATACTGACAAGTTTATGTAATGTCCTGTAATGTTAGTGTAGCATATACTAAGAAATGTTCCAAATGTTTGGCATTCTGCAAATTTTATGAAAACAAGGAGCACTTATAGCTATCTGACATAAAGTGTCAGTAATCAACCTTTTATAGTTATCCAAGAATCAAGCTACAATTTTCTCTTGATCCAGCTGAAAATGAGACCAATCAATCTCTTTGTTCACAATCTACAAGGGGTTTAAATTTGAACTGACTTCATATAAGGTGTAGCTGCCTCCTTTATTATTTAGTTGAATAAAATTGCAAGATGGTCAACCCTCTGAACTCCAAACAATGCAGGGAATTTCCTAGTTCTTTGAACCCTCAAGTGACTTTAAAAAGCTCAATAACTTTTAAGAAAGATTTGATCAGATTCTGTTAACTAATTGTGCATGACCCCTGATAGGAATTATCGACGTATGAGTGATAATACTAGCTAGAAGTAGATGTTACCAGGACTCTATGTTATGTTTACAATTTTGACCTGACTTGATTACCGATCGAGTTGGGCTACACAAAAATCGTTGACAGGAAACCTAAATGTTTTGGATCTGGGATCATGATGGATCAAAATATGCTTGGTATTTGTACACTTATCAAGTTTGTATAAGCCTTTCTTGCTGTTGCTGCCTATGCCTAAATCATCTTGTCGTATGGATTCGTTGACTTAAACCTTAGTGGTCTCAGGTGCTTTTTAACCTTGATAAGAAtatttatctatatgtatatatctgtatctatatatatatatacaacctTAGTGGTCTCAGGTGCTTTTTAACCTTGataagaatatatatgtatatgtgtgcgcccgtacgtacgtacgtactatgtatgtatgtatatgtgtgtgtgtgtgtgtgtgtgtctgtatgtatgtatctatatgtgtgtgtgtgtgtgtgtgtgtgtgtgtatctatatccatatgtatatgtatgtatgtatgtatatgtatatgtatatatgtatgtatatgtatatatatggatatgtatatatgtatacatacatacatacatatatatatgtatatgtatgtgtgtgcgtgcgtgcgcgcacgtgtgtgcgtgcgtgcatgcgtgcgtatatatatattcttttttcttcttattcttgtcATGTCATCAAGTGCTTTGTTTACATTGCACATCTACAAATGAGATCATTCTGTATTTCTTCCCCCCTTATCCtattctttttaattttaattggCTCTTGTATATTGATGCTAGTAATacagttggatttaatttttgacCAGACAGTGTATATGTTTGTTGACAAAACACAATCATGCTTCATGTTGTTCCCATATTTCATATAGTTTAATTTTCTTTTATGGCTAGATTGCTTACTCTCCATTGAAATGTCCTAGGCTGTTTTAAATCTGATTATAAACAAGTTTCTAATCATTTCTTAAGTGCTATGACAACCAACCTGGCTGTCATTACGATTATCTTATGTAATTGTCTTCGTTTTACTTGTTCTTTTCTTCTTGATCGATGTTGCTATAATTCTACATCAAAAGCATTCTATTTTGTATCTTCATTCCTTTGCACTATCGTGTGGCATGAAATGCAATTGCGTTGAGAATGTAGGGACGAGAAGAATACCATAACATTTTGCATATTTTTAATATGAACTTCTATTCTTAATTCTTGGTATGGGAGTTGATGTTTTTGGCTTGGATTGTAGGTAGGTTTTTCAAGAAGATTGAATTGAATGAGTCTATCAGATATGCATCTGGTGATCCAATTGAGTCTTGGCTTAATGGTTTACTTTGCTTGGATGTTGCAAGTTATATTCCAAATATTACTAGGTTAGCATTGCATTCATGAAAGCAGGTTACGACTTTACATTCTGCCATCTTCGTTCTACTCATTGAAATCATTTAATTTGTAGGCTACCGCACCCTAGCGAATGTGATCTTTATTATGTTAATCGAGACACACTTTTTTCATATCACAAAGAGAGTGAGACATTTTTACAGGTAACATTATTaactgctaaatttttttttgggtattcATCAGCTTATGTTTTTATGAATATCATATTGTTTATTGGTTAATAACTTTGGATCGTCGTAATTAACGAAGTTGTAAATTTATCATTATCTTGTTAACATTTAACTTAGTTTTGCTCTGTTTTGGTATTTCAGCGGATGATGGCCCTTTATGTTGCCTCCCACTACAAAAATTCCCCGAATGACTTACAACTGATGGCTGATGCACCATCACATCACTTGTTTGTGTTGCTTGGTATGCTTTTCATATGATTTTACTTGTTGTCTATATGACTGAAGCCCAAACAGGCTCCCACCACACacctgaatatatatatatttttttaattatatgatTGCTGACCTATACTCTTATATTGCTCTTTGCAGGCCCTGTTGACGAGTCAAAAAATCAGCTTCCAGATATTTTGTGTGTCATTCAGGTAGACAACTTTCGTTGCGTTCGCTTCATCATAAGATGTATTTTACTCTATGCATCTCTAACAAacaagaaaagtaaatttttgttCAAGGCATCATCATCTATACAAACTCAACTTGCTTATGTGATAGTTTCtcacagaatagaaaattttgAGTCTTCATAAGTTTTTTGTGAAGAAAATTGCAGGCTCTATTATTTTAGAAGcttgtgccttttttttttttgttgggggggggggtcTATGGTTAAATATTCATTGTTGGGTTTTGGAGAGAGAGATTTTATGAGAATCATTTCTAAATTATATCAATAAATGTTTCTGACATCAATTCCCCAGTACTTCCATGTTGATTGAGTGATTAATGTAAAATAGTTGTACATCACATAATCATATTTGAATACAAGCTACACTTTTATCTCATACAAGTAATAGTTAAGTTGCTAGTTGTTTACTAGAATGTGATGGTCAGATACAGTTTTCCGCTACAAATTTAGACATGCAGTCCATATACAGGTTAAACAATTTTATATGTAGGTAAATTTGTCATGCTTGTTTTTTCTATGGGAAACACACATTATCTTGGAATTACACTTATCTTGGAACTGCATTTATTTCATCTTCTGTTCAGGTTTGTCTTGAAGGACAAATATCACGGAAATCTGCGATTAAAAGTTTAAGCGAGGGCCATCAACCATTTGGTGATCAGATCCCTTGGAAATTTTGTGAGCAATTCCAAGACAATGTATTTCCAACTCTTTCAGGAGCTCGAATAGTGCGCATTGCCGTCCACCCAAGTGCATTGAGGGTAATTTGTCATGTCTTGTGAGTCTGTTTCATGTTTATCAATTCCCACTTTATGCTGGCAAAGATTCCCATTTTTGTTTGTTGCAGCTTGGATATGGCTCAACTGCAGTGGAGCTTCTGACAAGGTCAgacatcttctttttctccttttcttatgTTTTTTGTACTATTTGTTCATTGGATTCCATGTATGCATATCAAATGTCAATAAAGCATTATCACGCATGGATATTGGCTGGAATGCTGATTTTCACATACCTAAAAAAATGACTAGAATTAGTGTTTTATGTTGCCTAAGTTGGTCTATAAATGTGCAACAAAGACAACGGGAGCCCTTAGCAAGAGAGGACTTAGATCTTTGTTGAAGGGTTGAAATGATGAAAGTAGGAAACTAGATGTAAATCAAGAAATGATTCAAAATAGGTTGTATAACATAAAATGTTGTCCTTAATGGgaataaaaatcttgagaagaaACAATTCAAAGGCAACCTGAAATTGATGGCCTTGATGGACCTAGTTATGGTTTTGTTCTTAAAGTCAGCTGCCTAGATTGGAGATATGGCAAGGTCGAACACATAAAGTTGAGCCCATAAGATATGATGCGGCTTTTCATTATGGTTGCAGCGTATTGTGGCTTGGAAGAAATGTGCGACATTTCTTATGATTTCATTAGGTAGGTTTTTGTCGTAGCTTTGACCTTTTTTAACCGGTCACTTATGTTTCCGGTATCTCataatttgatcaagagaaatatggcTTTTGTCGGATGAATTATTTGCAATGCCATTACCATGTTTGCTTGGGGATGCAGGAAACAATTTGTTTGTTGTCTATTAAAAAATGGTGGCTCATTTATAACAGATGTGATTTGGGATATTAAAGTTTTTACTTTTTGTGTGTGAAACATCGACAGGTATTATGAAGGTCAACTGACAGCTTTTGCAGAGATAGATGCTGAGGAAATAGAGGAGCCAATGGTCAAAGTTACTGAAGCTGCAGAAAAGGTTTTATTTTAACTAGAAATGTGTCATGTGATTCTCTATAACAGTTCATGCAAAAAGAAATTCTCTTATATGCTTAATTcgtatatatcttatatatacatacatatatatgcacacacatatatacatatacatatatagtatgtatatatgtgtgtgtgtgtgtgtacatatacatacatacatatgtatatgtatatgtatat
Protein-coding regions in this window:
- the LOC105037954 gene encoding RNA cytidine acetyltransferase 1 isoform X1; translated protein: MRKKVDDRIRTLIENGVKLRHRSMFVIVGDKSRDQIVNLHYMLSKAVVKSRPTVLWCYKEKLELSSHRKKRAKQIKKLMQRGLLDPEKVDPFTLFVESGNITYCLYKDSERILGNTFGMCILQDFEALTPNLLARTMETVEGGGLIILLLRSLSSLTSLYTMVMDVHERFRTESHSHAAARFNERFLLSIGSCKACVVMDDELNILPISSHIRSIQSVSVMEDTEGLSERERELKALKEQFHDDFPVGPLIGKCCTMDQGKAVITFLDAILDKALRSTVALIAARGRGKSAALGLAVAGAVAAGYSNIFVTAPSPENLKTLFEFVCKGINALEYKEHLHYDVVKSADPDLKKATVQINVYKQHRQTIKYLKPHDHGKLSQVELLVIDEAAAIPLPIVKSLLGPYLVFLSSTVNGYEGTGRSLSLKLLQQLESQSQMPTQNVEGSHSGKSRFFKKIELNESIRYASGDPIESWLNGLLCLDVASYIPNITRLPHPSECDLYYVNRDTLFSYHKESETFLQRMMALYVASHYKNSPNDLQLMADAPSHHLFVLLGPVDESKNQLPDILCVIQVCLEGQISRKSAIKSLSEGHQPFGDQIPWKFCEQFQDNVFPTLSGARIVRIAVHPSALRLGYGSTAVELLTRYYEGQLTAFAEIDAEEIEEPMVKVTEAAEKASLLEENIKPRANLPPLLVHLRERHPEKLHYLGVSFGLTRDLFRFWRKHNFYPFYIGHIPSAVTGEHTCMILKSLNNDEIEVGESGQSGFLAPFYQDFGQRFMRLLGSTFHALDYKLAMSVLASKINFTEQEPTTNGTLKPVGDLLSPYDMKRLEAYTNNRVDYHMILDLVPILAHQYFQQKLPVTLSPVQASVLFCMGLQNHDITYIKEEMKLEREQILSLFIKVMKKLYDHLYGIAAKEIDATLPRLKEVEMAPHSISVDEDLNEAAREVIEKMKAGNEGILDPEHLQQYAIVDKEGDFEKALQNGGGKLSASGLLSVKSNKVKMEKQGKYNEMTKGKRKGKDGDRLRSNKKKKS
- the LOC105037954 gene encoding RNA cytidine acetyltransferase 1 isoform X2, whose product is MRKKVDDRIRTLIENGVKLRHRSMFVIVGDKSRDQIVNLHYMLSKAVVKSRPTVLWCYKEKLELSSHRKKRAKQIKKLMQRGLLDPEKVDPFTLFVESGNITYCLYKDSERILGNTFGMCILQDFEALTPNLLARTMETVEGGGLIILLLRSLSSLTSLYTMVMDVHERFRTESHSHAAARFNERFLLSIGSCKACVVMDDELNILPISSHIRSIQSVSVMEDTEGLSERERELKALKEQFHDDFPVGPLIGKCCTMDQGKAVITFLDAILDKALRSTVALIAARGRGKSAALGLAVAGAVAAGYSNIFVTAPSPENLKTLFEFVCKGINALEYKEHLHYDVVKSADPDLKKATVQINVYKQHRQTIKYLKPHDHGKLSQVELLVIDEAAAIPLPIVKSLLGPYLVFLSSTVNGYEGTGRSLSLKLLQQLESQSQMPTQNVEGSHSGRFFKKIELNESIRYASGDPIESWLNGLLCLDVASYIPNITRLPHPSECDLYYVNRDTLFSYHKESETFLQRMMALYVASHYKNSPNDLQLMADAPSHHLFVLLGPVDESKNQLPDILCVIQVCLEGQISRKSAIKSLSEGHQPFGDQIPWKFCEQFQDNVFPTLSGARIVRIAVHPSALRLGYGSTAVELLTRYYEGQLTAFAEIDAEEIEEPMVKVTEAAEKASLLEENIKPRANLPPLLVHLRERHPEKLHYLGVSFGLTRDLFRFWRKHNFYPFYIGHIPSAVTGEHTCMILKSLNNDEIEVGESGQSGFLAPFYQDFGQRFMRLLGSTFHALDYKLAMSVLASKINFTEQEPTTNGTLKPVGDLLSPYDMKRLEAYTNNRVDYHMILDLVPILAHQYFQQKLPVTLSPVQASVLFCMGLQNHDITYIKEEMKLEREQILSLFIKVMKKLYDHLYGIAAKEIDATLPRLKEVEMAPHSISVDEDLNEAAREVIEKMKAGNEGILDPEHLQQYAIVDKEGDFEKALQNGGGKLSASGLLSVKSNKVKMEKQGKYNEMTKGKRKGKDGDRLRSNKKKKS